A section of the Picosynechococcus sp. PCC 7002 genome encodes:
- a CDS encoding ribbon-helix-helix protein, CopG family produces the protein MAKTPLISFRCPVEMLEKIEQLSEATGRSKTDIVIEGLREFLDLPSENREIPELADIQQQIQELDQRLKKLSA, from the coding sequence ATGGCTAAAACACCGTTAATTTCATTCCGATGCCCGGTAGAGATGCTCGAAAAAATTGAGCAGTTGTCGGAAGCTACAGGGCGATCCAAGACCGATATCGTGATTGAGGGACTGCGAGAATTTTTGGATCTCCCATCAGAGAATCGGGAAATTCCAGAGCTTGCTGACATCCAACAGCAAATCCAAGAGCTCGATCAGCGCCTAAAAAAGTTGAGCGCCTGA